A stretch of the Glycine soja cultivar W05 chromosome 13, ASM419377v2, whole genome shotgun sequence genome encodes the following:
- the LOC114381452 gene encoding ethylene-responsive transcription factor ERF017-like yields the protein MMVKPSSEKPEEHRDSKYYKGVRKRKWGKWVSEIRLPNSRQRIWLGSYDTPEKAARAFDAAMFCLRGRNAKFNFPDNPPDIAGGESMTPSQIQVAAAQFANSGPHEGHSGRPEHSPMQSLSPSVSEGTVLTDSDVTTLNGSLTDLFTPVGSSGYASDYGIFPGVDDFSGGFYVPEMLNFNYGEENGEGFIVDESFLWNF from the coding sequence atgATGGTGAAGCCGAGTAGCGAAAAGCCAGAGGAGCATAGGGATTCCAAGTACTACAAAGGGGTCCGAAAGAGAAAATGGGGCAAATGGGTATCCGAAATAAGACTACCCAACAGCCGTCAGAGGATTTGGTTGGGATCCTACGACACCCCCGAGAAGGCCGCGCGTGCCTTCGACGCCGCAATGTTCTGCTTACGTGGCCGCAACGCCAAGTTCAATTTCCCCGACAACCCTCCCGACATCGCCGGCGGGGAATCCATGACGCCGTCACAGATTCAGGTCGCCGCCGCACAATTCGCCAACTCTGGGCCCCACGAGGGACATTCGGGTCGACCCGAACATTCTCCCATGCAATCTCTATCGCCTTCTGTTTCAGAAGGGACCGTTCTAACGGACAGTGACGTCACCACACTTAACGGTTCGCTAACGGATTTGTTCACTCCCGTTGGGTCGAGTGGTTACGCATCCGATTACGGGATTTTCCCCGGTGTTGATGATTTCAGTGGCGGTTTTTATGTGCCGGAAATGCTGAACTTTAATTATGGAGAAGAAAACGGGGAAGGGTTCATAGTTGATGAGTCTTTCTTGTGGAATTTTTGA
- the LOC114382505 gene encoding auxin response factor 19-like, with protein sequence MKAPSNGYLPNSGEGERKTINSELWHACAGPLVSLPPVGSLVVYFPQGHSEQVAASMQKEADFIPSYPNLPSKLICMLHNVALHADPETDEVYAQMTLQPVNKYEKEAILASDMGLKQNRQPTEFFCKTLTASDTSTHGGFSVPRRAAEKIFPPLDYSMQPPAQELVAKDLHDNTWAFRHIYRGQPKRHLLTTGWSVFVSTKRLFAGDSVLFIRDEKQHLLLGIRRANRQQPALSSSVISSDSMHIGILAAAAHAAANNSPFTIFYNPRASPSEFVVPLAKYNKVTYTQVSLGMRFRMMFETEESGVRRYMGTITGINDLDPVRWKSSQWRNIQVGWDESTAGERPSRVSIWEIEPVVTPFYICPPPFFRPKFPRQPGMPDDESDMENAFKRAVPWLGDDFGMKDASSSIFPGFSLVQWMSMQQNNQLTAAQSGCFPSMLPFNTLQGNLSTDDPSKLLSFQAPVLSTPSLQLNKPNLPNQINQLQQSPVSWPQQQQLQQQQQLQQQQQQQQQQQQQLQQQQQQQLQSLLQVPMNHLQQQREQQLPEPQNLPLWQQLPQQLGQQPQKQQSSQHATIMNNGVVASNQITNQFSQQPMAYGQLQQQQLLSGGIQSATKNTLPLTSLPQDSQFQQQIDQQASLLQRQQQQQQTQLQQSPLQLLQQNLPQRAPQQPPATQMLQQNPSEQQLHLQLLQKLQQQQQHQQLLSTSTPLLLSQLLQQQNTHQQNQQLPQPLPPISQHQPQQLGNNAFSTEKLLNSNNLSSSLMQSQKLSMNHPQNTQKSLTITRAPSTLTEGDAPSCSTSPSTNNCQVTPPNLLKRNQQLPATLRGSLIVEPTSNLIQELHSKPGTQIKQEFLNVKGPDQLKYKGTITDQLEASSGTSYCLDPPGNVQQNLPLSNFCMEGDVQSHPRNSLPFDSNLDGLTPDTMLLTGYDSQKDLQNLLSNYGGAPREIETELSTADISSQSFGVPNMPFKPGCSSDVGINDTGVLNNNNGLRANQTPRMRTYTKVQKRGSVGRCIDVTRYKGYDELRHDLARMFGIEGQLEDPLRTDWKLVYVDHENDILLVGDDPWDEFVSCVQSIKILSSAEVQQMSLDGDLGGNVPIPNQAYSGTDSGNAWRGQYEDNSAASFNR encoded by the exons ATGAAGGCTCCATCCAACGGTTACTTGCCTAATTCTGGCGAAG GGGAAAGGAAGACAATCAATTCAGAGTTATGGCACGCTTGTGCTGGACCTTTGGTTTCTTTGCCTCCTGTTGGTAGTCTTGTGGTTTACTTCCCCCAAGGACACAGTGAACAA GTTGCAGCTTCCATGCAAAAGGAGGCTGACTTCATACCAAGTTACCCTAACCTTCCATCCAAGTTGATTTGCATGCTTCACAATGTTGCGTTGCAT GCTGATCCTGAAACTGACGAGGTGTATGCACAGATGACCCTTCAACCTGTAAACAAA TATGAGAAAGAAGCAATACTGGCATCAGACATGGGTCTCAAACAAAACCGTCAACCCACTGAGTTCTTTTGCAAAACTCTTACAGCTAGTGACACTAGCACTCATGGTGGATTTTCTGTGCCACGTAGAGCAGCTGAGAAAATATTCCCACCTTTG GATTATTCAATGCAACCTCCAGCTCAGGAGCTTGTTGCCAAGGATTTGCACGACAATACATGGGCATTTAGACATATTTATCGGG GACAACCAAAGAGGCATCTATTGACTACTGGATGGAGTGTATTTGTCAGCACTAAAAGACTGTTTGCCGGAGATTCTGTTCTTTTTATCAG aGATGAAAAACAGCATCTTCTTTTAGGTATAAGGCGTGCTAATAGACAGCAACCAGCACTCTCTTCGTCAGTGATATCCAGTGACAGCATGCATATTGGCATTCTTGCTGCTGCTGCTCATGCTGCTGCAAATAACAGCCCATTCACTATATTTTACAATCCAAG GGCTAGCCCCTCTGAATTTGTTGTTCCATTAGCCAAGTATAACAAAGTCACGTACACCCAAGTTTCTCTTGGAATGAGATTTAGAATGATGTTTGAAACTGAGGAGTCTGGGGTACGCAGATATATGGGGACAATCACTGGGATCAATGACTTGGATCCTGTCCGATGGAAAAGCTCACAGTGGCGCAATATTCAG GTTGGATGGGATGAATCAACAGCTGGTGAACGCCCCAGTAGAGTTTCAATCTGGGAAATTGAACCAGTGGTGACTCCTTTCTACATTTGTCCACCTCCATTTTTTAGGCCAAAGTTCCCCCGGCAACCAGGAATGCCAG ATGATGAGTCAGATATGGAAAATGCTTTCAAAAGAGCAGTGCCCTGGCTTGGAGATGACTTTGGCATGAAGGATGCCTCAAGTTCAATATTTCCTGGTTTCAGTTTAGTGCAATGGATGAGCATGCAGCAGAATAACCAGCTCACTGCTGCTCAATCAGGATGTTTCCCATCAATGCTTCCATTTAATACCCTTCAGGGTAACCTTAGCACTGATGACCCTTCCAAGTTATTGAGCTTTCAAGCTCCTGTCCTCTCTACCCCAAGTCTTCAATTAAACAAACCTAATCTACCAAATCAAATCAACCAGTTGCAACAGTCTCCAGTGTCATGGCCTCAGCAGCAACAgttgcagcaacaacaacagctgcagcagcagcaacagcaacaacaacagcagcagcagcagctacagcagcaacaacagcagcagCTACAGTCATTGTTGCAAGTACCAATGAACCATCTCCAGCAGCAGAGGGAACAACAACTGCCTGAACCACAAAATCTGCCATTGTGGCAGCAACTGCCTCAGCAGCTAGGACAGCAGCCTCAGAAACAACAGTCAAGTCAACATGCTACTATTATGAATAATGGGGTAGTCGCCTCTAACCAGATTACAAATCAGTTTTCACAACAACCAATGGCATATGGTCAACTTCAGCAACAACAGTTACTCTCAGGAGGTATCCAGTCAGCTACTAAGAATACATTGCCATTGACATCCTTACCACAAGACTCACAATTTCAGCAACAGATAGATCAGCAAGCTAGCCTCTTACAGaggcagcaacaacaacagcagacACAATTGCAACAATCTCCATTGCAGTTGTTGCAGCAAAACCTGCCACAGAGAGCACCACAACAACCCCCAGCCACTCAAATGTTACAGCAAAATCCCTCTGAGCAACAACTCCACCTGCAGTTGCTACAGAAattgcagcagcagcagcagcatcaACAACTACTTTCCACGTCTACCCCACTTTTGCTGTCTCAGCTTctacaacaacaaaatactCACCAACAAAACCAGCAATTACCGCAGCCCCTGCCGCCTATATCTCAGCATCAACCTCAACAACTAGGCAATAACGCATTCTCAACAGAGAAGCTTCTCAACAGCAACAACTTATCTTCATCTCTTATGCAATCACAGAAGCTTTCAATGAACCATCCCCAGAATACACAGAAATCACTTACCATCACTAGAGCTCCCTCTACACTAACTGAGGGAGATGCCCCATCATGCTCAACCTCTCCATCTACTAATAACTGCCAGGTGACTCCCCCAAACCTCCTGAAAAGAAATCAGCAATTACCAGCCACATTAAGGGGAAGTTTGATAGTTGAGCCCACTAGTAATCTGATACAGGAGCTTCACAGTAAGCCTGGCACGCAGATCAAACAGGAGTTTCTCAATGTAAAAGGACCTGACCAGTTGAAGTATAAAGGGACAATTACTGATCAACTAGAAGCTTCTTCTGGAACATCTTACTGTCTTGATCCTCCTGGTAATGTCCAGCAGAACTTGCCACTTTCCAACTTCTGCATGGAAGGGGATGTCCAATCACACCCAAGAAATAGTTTACCATTTGACTCCAATCTGGATGGTCTAACCCCTGATACTATGCTTCTAACGGGGTATGACTCTCAAAAAGATCTTCAAAATTTGTTGTCTAACTATGGTGGTGCTCCAAGAGAGATTGAAACTGAGCTGTCAACTGCTGACATCAGCTCACAGTCGTTTGGAGTGCCAAACATGCCTTTCAAGCCAGGTTGCTCAAGTGATGTTGGCATCAATGATACTGgggttttaaataataataatggctTGCGGGCTAACCAAACTCCACGAATGCGAACATATACTAAG GTTCAAAAGCGTGGCTCTGTTGGAAGATGTATTGATGTTACCCGTTACAAGGGATATGATGAACTCCGGCATGATTTGGCTAGAATGTTTGGGATTGAAGGGCAGCTAGAAGATCCTCTAAGGACTGATTGGAAATTAGTATATGTGGATCATGAAAATGACATTCTTCTTGTTGGTGATGACCCTTGGGA TGAATTTGTAAGCTGTGTCCAGAGCATAAAGATATTGTCATCTGCAGAAGTGCAGCAAATGAGCTTGGATGGGGATTTAGGTGGTAATGTTCCAATCCCCAATCAAGCTTACAGTGGGACAGACAGTGGCAATGCATGGAGGGGACAGTATGAAGATAACTCAGCTGCCTCCTTTAATAGGTAA
- the LOC114381000 gene encoding beta-galactosidase 15-like — protein sequence MMNFLSLSVWFCFVILSFIGSNAVEVSHDGRAIIIDGKRRVLLSGSIHYPRSTPEMWPELIQKAKEGGLDAIETYVFWNAHEPSRRVYDFSGNNDIIRFLKTIQESGLYGVLRIGPYVCAEWNYGGIPVWVHNLPDVEIRTANSVYMNEMQNFTTLIVDMVKKEKLFASQGGPIILTQIENEYGNVISHYGDAGKAYMNWCANMAESLNVGVPWIMCQESDAPQSMINTCNGFYCDNFEPNNPSSPKMWTENWVGWFKNWGGRDPHRTAEDVAFAVARFFQTGGTFQNYYMYHGGTNFDRTAGGPYITTSYDYDAPLDEYGNIAQPKWGHLKELHNVLKSMEETLTSGNVSETDFGNSVKATIYATNGSSSCFLSSTNTTTDATLTFRGKNYTVPAWSVSILPDCEHEEYNTAKVNVQTSVMVKENSKAEEEATALKWVWRSENIDNALHGKSNVSANRLLDQKDAANDASDYLWYMTKLHVKHDDPVWGENMTLRINGSGHVIHAFVNGEHIGSHWATYGIHNDKFEPKIKLKHGTNTISLLSVTVGLQNYGAFFDTWHAGLVEPIELVSVKGDETIIKNLSSNKWSYKVGLHGWDHKLFSDDSPFAAPNKWESEKLPTDRMLTWYKTTFNAPLGTDPVVVDLQGMGKGYAWVNGQNIGRIWPSYNAEEDGCSDEPCDYRGEYTDSKCVTNCGKPTQRWYHVPRSYLKDGANNLVLFAELGGNPSQVNFQTVVVGTVCANAYENKTLELSCQGRKISAIKFASFGDPEGVCGAFTNGSCESKSNALSIVQKACVGKQACSFDVSEKTFGPTACGNVAKRLAVEAVC from the exons ATGATGAACTTTCTCTCTCTGTCCGTCTGGTTTTGCTTTGTTATTTTGTCCTTCATCGGCTCCAATGCTGTTGAAGTCTCTCATGATGGAAGGGCTATCATAATTGATGGTAAGCGTAGAGTGCTCTTATCTGGATCAATCCATTATCCTAGAAGCACCCCTGAG ATGTGGCCCGAGTTAatccaaaaagccaaagaaggaGGATTAGATGCAATTGAAACATATGTTTTCTGGAATGCACATGAACCTTCACGTCGTGTGTATGATTTTTCTGGCAATAATGATATCATCAGATTTCTCAAGACCATTCAAGAGTCTGGACTTTATGGTGTTCTTCGCATTGGTCCATATGTTTGTGCCGAATGGAATTATGG AGGGATTCCTGTTTGGGTTCACAATCTACCTGATGTCGAGATTAGGACTGCCAATAGTGTGTACATG AATGAAATGCAAAATTTCACTACTTTGATCGTGGATATGgtaaaaaaagagaaactttTTGCTTCTCAAGGTGGTCCCATAATTCTTACTCAG ATCGAAAATGAATATGGTAACGTAATTTCACATTATGGAGATGCTGGAAAAGCTTACATGAATTGGTGCGCGAACATGGCAGAGTCCTTGAACGTTGGGGTTCCATGGATCATGTGCCAGGAGTCCGATGCTCCTCAGTCTATG ATCAATACTTGCAATGGTTTTTATTGTGACAACTTTGAACCTAATAATCCTAGCAGTCCTAAAATGTGGACCGAAAATTGGGTAGGCTG GTTCAAGAATTGGGGTGGCAGAGATCCACACAGAACTGCTGAAGATGTTGCTTTTGCTGTGGCTAGATTTTTCCAAACCGGAGGCACAttccaaaattattatatg TATCATGGTGGCACTAACTTCGATAGAACAGCCGGGGGTCCATATATTACCACATCATATGATTATGATGCTCCTCTCGATGAATACG GCAACATTGCCCAACCAAAATGGGGTCACCTCAAAGAACTTCACAATGTTTTGAAGTCAATGGAGGAAACTCTTACTAGTGGGAACGTGTCCGAGACTGATTTTGGCAACTCTGTTAAG GCCACTATTTATGCCACAAATGGATCATCAAGCTGCTTCTTGAGCAGCACCAACACCACCACTGATGCCACTCTAACATTTAGAGGAAAGAACTATACCGTTCCAGCATGGTCTGTTAGCATTCTTCCTGATTGTGAGCACGAAGAGTATAACACTGCCAAG GTGAATGTGCAGACCTCTGTAATGGTTAAAGAAAATAGCAAGGCAGAAGAGGAGGCAACAGCGTTGAAGTGGGTGTGGAGATCAGAGAATATTGATAATGCTCTTCATGGTAAAAGTAATGTCTCTGCAAACAGACTTCTTGATCAAAAAGATGCGGCTAATGATGCTAGTGACTATCTTTGGTACATGACAAA ACTTCATGTCAAGCACGATGATCCAGTTTGGGGTGAAAATATGACTCTTAGGATTAACGGTAGCGGCCATGTAATTCATGCATTCGTCAACGGAGAACATATTG GTTCCCACTGGGCCACATATGGTATTCACAACGATAAATTTGAGCCGAAGAttaagttgaagcatggaacgAATACTATAAGCTTGCTTAGTGTCACTGTTGGACTTCAG AACTACGGGGCATTCTTTGATACATGGCACGCCGGTCTTGTTGAGCCTATTGAGCTGGTCAGTGTAAAAGGTGATGAAACCATCATTAAGAATTTATCCTCAAACAAATGGTCATACAAGGTAGGGTTGCATGGTTGGGACCACAAACTCTTTAGTGATGACTCACCCTTCGCTGCTCCAAACAAATGGGAATCTGAGAAGTTACCCACAGACAGGATGTTGACTTGGTACAAG ACTACTTTCAATGCTCCTCTGGGGACAGACCCTGTTGTGGTGGACTTGCAAGGAATGGGCAAAGGCTATGCTTGGGTGAATGGTCAAAACATTGGACGTATCTGGCCTAGTTACAATGCGGAAGAAGATGGTTGTAGTGATGAGCCTTGTGATTATCGTGGAGAATATACTGACTCAAAATGTGTTACAAATTGTGGGAAGCCAACACAAAGATG GTACCATGTCCCTCGCTCTTATCTTAAAGATGGTGCAAATAATTTGGTTTTGTTTGCGGAGTTGGGTGGGAACCCATCACAAGTGAATTTCCAAACCGTTGTTGTTGGCACTGTATGTGCAAATGCATACGAGAACAAGACCTTGGAGTTGTCTTGCCAAGGTCGTAAAATCTCCGCTATTAAGTTTGCAAGTTTTGGTGATCCAGAAGGAGTGTGTGGAGCATTCACCAATGGCAGTTGCGAGAGCAAGAGTAACGCACTGTCCATCGTGCAAAAG GCATGCGTTGGCAAGCAAGCATGTTCATTTGATGTTTCAGAGAAGACATTTGGTCCAACGGCTTGTGGAAATGTTGCTAAGAGACTTGCAGTGGAGGCAGTCTGTTAG
- the LOC114382506 gene encoding 20 kDa chaperonin, chloroplastic-like codes for MATSQITSSLRNLPAFERFQPSTLRFPSAGHVRIGTLTQTSFPSFVVKAATVVAPKHTTVKPLGDRVLVKIKDAEEKTAGGILLPATAQGKPQGGEVVAVGDGKSVGKSKVDVSVKTGLQVVYSKYAGTEVEFNGSKHLILKDDDIIGILETDEVKDLKPLNDRVLIKVAEADEKTAGGLLLTEATKEKPSIGTVIAVGPGPLDEEGNRKPLSVAPGNTVLYSKYAGNDFKGKDGSDYIALRASDVMAILS; via the exons ATGGCAACCTCTCAAATCACTTCATCATTGAGGAACTTGCCTGCATTTGAAAGGTTTCAACCTTCAACGCTTCGATTTCCTTCTGCTGGGCACGTCAGAATTGGGACACTGACACAAACCTCGTTTCCCTCTTTCGTTGTCAAAGCCGCCACTGTTGTCGCCCCCAAG CACACCACTGTTAAGCCTCTGGGTGATAGAGTACTGGTGAAAATTAAGGATGCAGAGGAGAAGACTGCAGGTGGGATTTTACTGCCAGCAACTGCTCAAGGCAAGCCTCAAGGAGGTGAAGTGGTTGCTGTTGGGGATGGGAAGTCGGTTGGGAAGAGCAAAGTGGATGTTAGTGTGAAG ACAGGTTTGCAGGTTGTGTATTCAAAGTATGCAGGGACTGAGGTGGAGTTCAATGGTTCAAAACATCTTATTCTGAAGGACGATGACATCATTGGTATCCTTGAAACAGATGAGGTCAAGGATCTTAAACCCTTAAATGATAGAGTCTTGATAAAG GTTGCAGAAGCGGATGAAAAAACTGCTGGAGGGTTGTTGCTCACAGAGGCAACCAAGGAAAAACCATCTATTGGAACA GTGATAGCAGTTGGTCCGGGGCCTCTGGATGAGGAAGGTAATAGAAAGCCATTGTCTGTCGCCCCCGGGAATACAGTTCTGTACTCCAAGTATGCAGGGAATGACTTCAAGGGCAAAGATGGTTCTGACTACATTGCCTTGAGGGCCTCAGATGTCATGGCTATCCTGTCCTAG